A window of Hippoglossus stenolepis isolate QCI-W04-F060 chromosome 16, HSTE1.2, whole genome shotgun sequence contains these coding sequences:
- the LOC118122922 gene encoding zinc finger protein 287 isoform X1, with the protein MASRLPLHSQLCSIMETMARSALGQISKLVDEDSAELQLEVSRLLFANSALAEKVNRLESDLSTVRSDAPNSCKGSRTVGVQTVRHSGGEPQESGCPTIEAIFGKDWCMSLWKDRDPYHPDTVTDSPTCDKSVATISGQITKSEDSVEGAVSSCQQETLSTEAGHEESTAVEPEQLSLGYSADGSTCTLSVDQEGEQVESAAAIEKPSMQLISINDTEEAFSTFIIPIEDDDDCNDDDNCDDDDCDDDDDDVQFVQESQQEPPMNAAASGPSNNKLQILPTDNTENSTAVEKGSQENLTMPNVATVGAPKKQKFTCTICSRTFYHKGTLTCHMKSHKSNFCSICKQHFHHKTKYKSHTCVPPLPSKTVSKSCQLCGKSFANPSALRIHYVVHTGEKPHKCSLCGKRFTQKGNLKCHLRIHTGEKRFRCGKCGKTFTQKVNLNQHMMAHKNPDVGGDKPVA; encoded by the exons ATGGCGAGCCGCCTCCCTCTGCACTCTCAGCTCTGCTCCATCATGGAGACGATGGCCAGGTCTGCCCTGGGTCAGATCAGCAAGCTGGTGGACGAGGACTCGGCCGAGCTGCAGCTCGAGGTGTCCCGGCTCCTGTTCGCCAATTCCGCGCTGGCGGAGAAAGTAAATCGGCTGGAGAGCGACCTGAGCACCGTGAGAAGCGACGCCCCCAACTCGTGTAAAGGTTCCCGCACCGTGGGTGTTCAGACCGTCCGCCACAGTGGTGGAGAGCCTCAGG AGTCTGGGTGCCCCACCATAGAAGCGATCTTTGGGAAAGACTGGTGCATGAGTCTGTGGAAAGACAGAGACCCGTATCATCCGGACACAGTCACAGACTCACCAACATGTGATAAG TCTGTGGCAACGATATCTGGCCAAATTACAAAAAGTGAGGATTCTGTGGAGGGTGCTGTCAGCAGCTGCCAGCAGGAAACGCTGAGTACAGAGG CAGGACATGAAGAAAGTACAGCTGTGGAACCAGAGCAGCTGTCATTGGGTTACTCGGCTGATGGTAGCACTTGCACGCTGTCAGTTGATCAGGAAGGAGAACAGGTCGAGTCTGCAGCTGCTATTGAAAAACCATCCATGCAGCTGATTTCCATCAACGACACAGAGGAAGCCTTCAGCACTTTTATCATTCCAATCGAAGATGACGACGACTGCAACGACGACGACAACTGCGACGACGACGACtgcgacgacgacgacgacgacgtACAGTTTGTTCAAGAAAGTCAGCAGGAGCCTCCTATGAACGCTGCTGCGAGTGGGCCCAGCAACAACAAGCTGCAGATATTACCAACTGACAACACTGAAAACAGCACGGCTGTGGAAAAAGGTTCACAAGAAAACCTTACTATGCCTAATGTAGCAACTGTCGGAgctccaaaaaaacaaaaattcacaTGCACAATATGCAGCAGGACATTTTACCACAAGGGCACTCTGACGTGCCACATGAAATCACACAAGTCCAACTTCTGTAGCATTTGTAAGCAGCATTTCCATCACAAGACCAAGTACAAGTCGCACACCTGCGTGCCTCCACTTCCTTCTAAGACGGTCAGCAAGTCTTGCCAGTTGTGCGGGAAGAGCTTTGCAAACCCATCGGCTCTGAGGATTCACTATGTGGTCCACACAGGGGAGAAACCCCACAAGTGCAGCTTATGTGGAAAGAGGTTCACCCAGAAAGGCAATCTAAAATGTCACTTACGCATCCACACTGGAGAGAAACGGTTCCGCTGCGGTAAATGTGGAAAGACATTCACGCAAAAGGTGAACCTCAACCAACATATGATGGCACACAAAAATCCTGATGTCGGGGGAGACAAGCCTGTAGCTTGA
- the pgls gene encoding 6-phosphogluconolactonase: MADRRVVVFPSSAELGPALARLVTSRAEKAIASRGRFTLGLSGGSLVSMLGKELLALPELDCSKWLAGFCDERLVPFDDPESTYGLYKSKLFSKVNIPDSGILTIDPSLPVSQCAEDYTRKLKEAFPDDDFPVFDLLLLGMGPDGHTCSLFPDHPLLEETKKIVAPISDSPKPPPQRITMTFPVVNAARCVAFVSTGGSKAPILKEVLEGREGPAFPAARVVPTNGELFWLVDDPAAASLTIQVERPGSGAKL; this comes from the exons ATGGCTGACAGAAGAGTTGTGGTCTTCCCCTCCTCAGCGGAGCTTGGTCCGGCGCTGGCCCGTCTGGTGACGTCCCGGGCCGAGAAGGCCATCGCCTCTCGTGGCAGGTTCACCCTGGGCCTCTCTGGAGGAAGCCTCGTGTCCATGCTCGGCAAAGAGCTGCTCGCCCTGCCAGAGCTGGACTGCAGCAAGTGGCTGGCTGGTTTCTGTGACGAGCGACTGGTTCCTTTTGATGATCCCGAGAGCACCTACGGGCTGTACAAG AGTAAATTGTTTTCCAAGGTGAACATCCCTGACAGCGGGATCCTAACCATCGATCCCTCTCTGCCCGTCAGTCAGTGCGCTGAGGATTATACCCGCAAACTGAAAGAG GCCTTCCCGGATGACGACTTCCCTGTGTTTGACTTGTTACTGCTGGGTATGGGGCCGGACGGACACACCTGTTCTCTCTTCCCAGACCACCCTCTCTTGGAG GAAACCAAGAAGATTGTGGCCCCCATCAGCGACTCTCCCAAACCACCACCGCAGCGCATAACTATGACTTTTCCAGTGGTCAACGCTGCCCGCTGTGTGGCTTTTGTGTCAACTGGGGGAAGCAAAGCGCCAATTTTAAAG GAAGTGCTGGAGGGTAGAGAGGGTCCGGCGTTCCCAGCAGCCCGCGTCGTCCCAACCAACGGCGAGCTGTTCTGGCTTGTTGATGACCCTGCAGCCGCCTCCCTGACCATCCAGGTAGAGAGGCCGGGCTCAGGGGCCAAACTGTAG
- the LOC118122924 gene encoding zinc finger and SCAN domain-containing protein 5C-like, whose translation MSTAFSFQTQLVSIMDALSKTAVMEISKLVEIESKMLKIEITRGRNEICSLTEKLQLMEKLLYIAQGGRQEAAAAACTVVRDAPANRALEPDRTRPAMKSEIPWESISSSTEISSLHHVEEEQAAAELPQKEQPDLIVVKEEPSEVETRDTQQDRTSETRRKAVTDAQRSSDVMKRHKPIAERQQPVFPESFVTMNTQSPLAGPGRRVTQWNQQLAPANTSNLEAGKSIAQNVASQSLSVLRNMKIHTLRNSGAKRFACLQCGKSFRCFSQLEIHQRSHTGEKPFRCTLCGKRYAQKGHLYTHQRTHTGEKPYRCPICGKGFIQKCTLDMHQRTHTGEKPFVCIKCGKGFTKNCNLKKHLAVHLDPGLTMYGCDSAASTFSATLINGTT comes from the exons ATGTCGACCGCCTTCTCCTTCCAGACGCAGCTCGTCTCCATCATGGACGCGTTATCCAAAACCGCCGTAATGGAAATCAGCAAACTGGTGGAGATCGAGTCGAAGATGCTGAAAATCGAGATAACCCGAGGGCGCAACGAAATCTGCTCCCTCACCGAGAAACTGCAGCTGATGGAGAAACTGCTCTATATCGCACAGGGGGGCAGGCAggaggcggcggcagcagcgtgCACGGTGGTGAGGGATGCTCCAGCCAACAGAGCACTGGAGCCGGACAGGACGAGACCTGCCATGAAGAG TGAGATCCCATGGGAAAGCATAAGTTCCTCCACTGAGATCAGCAGTTTGCATCACGttgaggaggagcaggctgcagcTGAA CTTCCACAGAAAGAGCAGCCTGATCTCATCGTGGTGAAGGAGGAGCCGTCAGAGGTGGAGACCAGGGACACTCAGCAAGACAGGACAAGTGAAACCA GAAGGAAAGCAGTCACGGACGCTCAGAGGAGCTCGGATGTGATGAAGCGCCACAAACCGATCGCAGAGCGTCAGCAGCCCGTGTTCCCTGAAAGCTTTGTGACCATGAACACCCAGTCGCCCCTCGCTGGACCAGGGAGGAGGGTTACACAGTGGAATCAACAGCTCGCCCCTGCAAACACATCAAATCTAGAGGCCGGGAAAAGCATCGCTCAAAACGTTGCCTCCCAAAGCTTAAGCGTGCTCAGAAATATGAAGATTCACACTTTGAGGAACTCTGGTGCAAAGAGGTTCGCCTGCCTGCAGTGCGGCAAGAGCTTCAGGTGCTTTAGTCAGCTGGAAATCCACCAGAGGAgtcacacaggagagaaaccctTCAGGTGCACGCTGTGTGGAAAGAGATACGCACAGAAAGGACATCTGTACACACaccagcgcacacacactggggaGAAGCCGTATCGCTGTCCAATTTGCGGGAAGGGCTTCATTCAGAAATGCACTCTTGATATGCATCAGCGTACACACACCGGAGAAAAACCTTTTGTTTGTATCAAATGTGGCAAGGGTTTCACGAAGAACTGTAATCTGAAAAAACACCTTGCGGTACATTTAGATCCTGGTTTGACCATGTATGGCTGTGATTCTGCTGCTTCAACATTCAGTGCGACATTAATTAATGGAACCACTTAA
- the LOC118122922 gene encoding zinc finger protein 287 isoform X2, which yields MASRLPLHSQLCSIMETMARSALGQISKLVDEDSAELQLEVSRLLFANSALAEKVNRLESDLSTVRSDAPNSCKGSRTVGVQTVRHSGGEPQESGCPTIEAIFGKDWCMSLWKDRDPYHPDTVTDSPTCDKSVATISGQITKSEDSVEGAVSSCQQETLSTEGHEESTAVEPEQLSLGYSADGSTCTLSVDQEGEQVESAAAIEKPSMQLISINDTEEAFSTFIIPIEDDDDCNDDDNCDDDDCDDDDDDVQFVQESQQEPPMNAAASGPSNNKLQILPTDNTENSTAVEKGSQENLTMPNVATVGAPKKQKFTCTICSRTFYHKGTLTCHMKSHKSNFCSICKQHFHHKTKYKSHTCVPPLPSKTVSKSCQLCGKSFANPSALRIHYVVHTGEKPHKCSLCGKRFTQKGNLKCHLRIHTGEKRFRCGKCGKTFTQKVNLNQHMMAHKNPDVGGDKPVA from the exons ATGGCGAGCCGCCTCCCTCTGCACTCTCAGCTCTGCTCCATCATGGAGACGATGGCCAGGTCTGCCCTGGGTCAGATCAGCAAGCTGGTGGACGAGGACTCGGCCGAGCTGCAGCTCGAGGTGTCCCGGCTCCTGTTCGCCAATTCCGCGCTGGCGGAGAAAGTAAATCGGCTGGAGAGCGACCTGAGCACCGTGAGAAGCGACGCCCCCAACTCGTGTAAAGGTTCCCGCACCGTGGGTGTTCAGACCGTCCGCCACAGTGGTGGAGAGCCTCAGG AGTCTGGGTGCCCCACCATAGAAGCGATCTTTGGGAAAGACTGGTGCATGAGTCTGTGGAAAGACAGAGACCCGTATCATCCGGACACAGTCACAGACTCACCAACATGTGATAAG TCTGTGGCAACGATATCTGGCCAAATTACAAAAAGTGAGGATTCTGTGGAGGGTGCTGTCAGCAGCTGCCAGCAGGAAACGCTGAGTACAGAGG GACATGAAGAAAGTACAGCTGTGGAACCAGAGCAGCTGTCATTGGGTTACTCGGCTGATGGTAGCACTTGCACGCTGTCAGTTGATCAGGAAGGAGAACAGGTCGAGTCTGCAGCTGCTATTGAAAAACCATCCATGCAGCTGATTTCCATCAACGACACAGAGGAAGCCTTCAGCACTTTTATCATTCCAATCGAAGATGACGACGACTGCAACGACGACGACAACTGCGACGACGACGACtgcgacgacgacgacgacgacgtACAGTTTGTTCAAGAAAGTCAGCAGGAGCCTCCTATGAACGCTGCTGCGAGTGGGCCCAGCAACAACAAGCTGCAGATATTACCAACTGACAACACTGAAAACAGCACGGCTGTGGAAAAAGGTTCACAAGAAAACCTTACTATGCCTAATGTAGCAACTGTCGGAgctccaaaaaaacaaaaattcacaTGCACAATATGCAGCAGGACATTTTACCACAAGGGCACTCTGACGTGCCACATGAAATCACACAAGTCCAACTTCTGTAGCATTTGTAAGCAGCATTTCCATCACAAGACCAAGTACAAGTCGCACACCTGCGTGCCTCCACTTCCTTCTAAGACGGTCAGCAAGTCTTGCCAGTTGTGCGGGAAGAGCTTTGCAAACCCATCGGCTCTGAGGATTCACTATGTGGTCCACACAGGGGAGAAACCCCACAAGTGCAGCTTATGTGGAAAGAGGTTCACCCAGAAAGGCAATCTAAAATGTCACTTACGCATCCACACTGGAGAGAAACGGTTCCGCTGCGGTAAATGTGGAAAGACATTCACGCAAAAGGTGAACCTCAACCAACATATGATGGCACACAAAAATCCTGATGTCGGGGGAGACAAGCCTGTAGCTTGA
- the LOC118122923 gene encoding zinc finger protein 182-like — protein sequence MMCDTTNRSFRTQLAVILDKVTKAALVEISSLADECSSVLHAEISLHKTENEALKKRCYSLEVQLRAAREAPTFPAHVNSVSRRLPAEHQQPAPAIDGVFGKDWCMDFWREEKLPSHRKETMEPPAMTSMGVPAIDLTEREPDTIFVKEEIYDDHPIGQQMTFTDSRKIVGMFEEDTMLHRSVDELELHPGELNNFPMTADSQTLQRTHPTIMDKLIDDATMSTLADNTNPPSAPAEYSDYTNDIHMNTTKELMIQPKQLKPTKRFECLFCGKLFNYLSSLKVHIRRHSGEKPFSCSVCGKRFAQKTYLKLHQRVHSGEKPYSCPNCGKSFSQKSSLNIHLRTHTGEKPYSCVDCGKCYAYKYGLNHHQCFT from the exons ATGATGTGCGACACCACGAACCGGAGCTTTCGGACGCAGCTCGCCGTCATCCTGGACAAAGTGACCAAGGCGGCTCTGGTGGAGATCAGCAGCCTGGCGGACGAGTGCTCCTCCGTCCTTCACGCCGAGATATCGCTGCACAAGACGGAGAACGAGGCGCTGAAGAAGCGGTGCTACTCGCTGGAGGTCCAGCTGAGAGCCGCGAGGGAGGCGCCGACCTTCCCCGCCCATGTCAACAGCGTCAGCCGCCGGCTCCCCGCAG AACATCAGCAACCTGCTCCGGCCATCGATGGAGTTTTTGGGAAGGACTGGTGTATGGACTTttggagagaagagaaactcCCCTctcacagaaaagaaacaatggAACCTCCTGCTATGACAAGCATGGGAGTACCG GCAATAGACCTGACGGAGAGAGAGCCTGATACCATCTTCGTCAAGGAGGAGATATACGATGATcatcccattggtcagcagATGACTTTCACAGATAGCAGAAAAA TTGTCGGGATGTTTGAGGAGGACACCATGCTTCATAGGTCTGTCGATGAGCTGGAGCTTCACCCGGGGGAATTAAACAACTTTCCGATGACGGCCGACAGTCAAACACTACAACGCACGCATCCGACAATCATGGACAAGTTAATAGATGACGCGACAATGAGCACTCTGGCCGACAACACAAATCCTCCTTCAGCCCCCGCCGAATACTCTGACTATACCAACGATATCCACATGAACACAACGAAAGAACTCATGATTCAGCCGAAACAATTAAAGCCAACAAAACGGTTCGAGTGCTTATTCTGTGGGAAACTGTTCAACTATTTAAGCAGTTTAAAAGTCCACATCAGGCGCCACTCCGGTGAGAAGCCGTTCAGCTGCTCCGTGTGCGGGAAGCGATTCGCTCAGAAAACGTACCTGAAACTGCACCAGCGTGTGCACTCGGGGGAGAAGCCGTACAGCTGCCCAAACTGTGGCAAGAGCTTTTCCCAGAAAAGCTCTCTGAACATACATCTTCGGACACACACCGGTGAAAAGCCTTACAGTTGTGTGGATTGTGGAAAGTGTTACGCATACAAGTATGGCTTAAATCACCACCAGTGTTTCACTTGA